From one Actinomycetes bacterium genomic stretch:
- a CDS encoding NAD(P)/FAD-dependent oxidoreductase, which translates to MATDGEAATDERTQHREELRAKYAAERDKRLRSDGNAQYLAPSGRFAHLLDDPYTPRSDRDPVDDEVTVAIIGGGFAGLCAGARLREAGIDDLRIIETGGDVGGVWYWNRYPGAMCDTAAMIYLPLLEETGYMPTMKYVYGHEIFEHAQRIADKWDLRRNGLFSTEVETLEWDDSSDRWVITTDRGDTVRAQFVAMGTGPLSIPKLPGIPGIEEFTGHTFHTARWDYDYTGGDPTGKPMENLADKRVGIIGTGATAVQCIPPLARDSKELNVFQRTPSSIDVRNNHPIDPEEFSKLEPGWQRDWLMNFATLQTGGFADEDYVMDGWTDIAKRIRDRIIEEMQTSGEAGLEVMLRAFEDSDDEKMDEIRARVDEIVEDPAVAEALKPWYRQLCKRPCFHDEYLQAYNISGTHLVDTDGQGVERIDAAGVWANGEHYELDCIVFASGFEVSIAHKANYETVGRAGLKLSQHWEDGMQSLHGTHVHNFPNLFIIGLSQGANLISNITSNLDEAGKSIAAVVAHAGEVGAVRVEATEEAEAAWVAQFEGQEGGFLGNPDCTPGYYNNEGQPTGRRERLNASGYPQGPVAYFNYIDRWRNAGDFDGLEFSAG; encoded by the coding sequence ATGGCCACAGACGGCGAAGCCGCAACCGATGAGCGAACGCAACACCGCGAGGAGTTGAGGGCGAAGTACGCCGCGGAGCGAGACAAGCGCCTGCGGTCCGACGGGAACGCCCAGTACCTTGCGCCTTCCGGTCGGTTCGCCCACCTCTTGGATGATCCGTACACGCCTCGGTCAGACCGCGACCCGGTCGACGACGAAGTCACCGTCGCCATCATCGGTGGCGGCTTCGCCGGGTTGTGCGCCGGAGCCCGGCTGCGCGAGGCGGGCATCGACGACCTGCGCATCATCGAGACAGGCGGCGACGTGGGCGGCGTCTGGTACTGGAACCGCTACCCAGGGGCGATGTGTGACACGGCGGCGATGATCTATCTGCCGCTGCTCGAGGAAACGGGCTACATGCCCACCATGAAGTACGTGTACGGCCACGAGATCTTCGAGCACGCCCAGCGCATCGCCGACAAGTGGGACCTGCGCCGCAACGGCCTGTTCTCCACCGAGGTCGAGACACTCGAGTGGGACGACAGCTCCGACCGGTGGGTGATCACGACCGACCGCGGCGACACGGTACGGGCGCAGTTCGTCGCGATGGGCACAGGGCCACTGAGCATCCCGAAGCTGCCAGGGATCCCCGGCATCGAGGAGTTCACCGGCCATACCTTCCACACGGCTCGCTGGGACTACGACTACACCGGCGGCGATCCCACCGGCAAGCCCATGGAGAACCTCGCCGACAAGCGGGTCGGGATCATCGGCACCGGTGCCACCGCCGTGCAGTGCATCCCGCCGCTGGCACGCGACTCAAAGGAACTGAACGTGTTCCAGCGCACTCCTTCGTCCATCGACGTGCGCAACAACCATCCGATCGACCCGGAGGAGTTCTCGAAGCTTGAGCCCGGCTGGCAGCGCGACTGGCTGATGAACTTCGCCACGCTCCAGACCGGCGGTTTCGCGGATGAGGACTACGTGATGGACGGATGGACCGACATAGCGAAGCGCATCCGCGATCGCATCATCGAAGAGATGCAGACAAGCGGTGAAGCCGGCCTCGAGGTGATGCTGCGGGCCTTCGAGGACTCCGACGACGAGAAGATGGACGAGATCCGTGCCCGCGTCGACGAGATCGTCGAGGATCCTGCCGTCGCCGAGGCGCTCAAGCCGTGGTATCGCCAGCTGTGCAAGCGGCCGTGCTTCCACGACGAGTACCTGCAGGCATACAACATCTCGGGCACCCACCTCGTTGACACCGATGGCCAGGGAGTGGAGCGCATCGACGCCGCCGGGGTATGGGCCAACGGCGAGCACTACGAGCTCGACTGCATCGTGTTCGCATCCGGCTTCGAGGTGAGCATCGCCCACAAGGCCAACTACGAGACCGTCGGCCGGGCTGGGCTGAAGCTGTCCCAGCACTGGGAGGACGGCATGCAGAGTCTGCACGGCACCCACGTGCACAACTTCCCCAACCTGTTCATCATCGGGCTGTCCCAGGGGGCCAACCTGATCTCCAACATCACCTCCAACCTTGATGAAGCCGGCAAGTCGATCGCGGCGGTCGTCGCACATGCCGGTGAGGTGGGTGCCGTGAGGGTCGAAGCCACCGAGGAGGCCGAGGCCGCGTGGGTCGCCCAGTTCGAGGGCCAGGAGGGCGGGTTCCTGGGCAACCCGGACTGCACGCCCGGGTACTACAACAACGAGGGCCAGCCCACTGGTCGCCGTGAGCGGCTCAACGCGAGCGGCTACCCGCAGGGCCCGGTCGCGTACTTCAACTACATCGACCGCTGGCGCAACGCCGGTGACTTCGACGGGCTGGAGTTCAGCGCCGGCTAG
- a CDS encoding EAL domain-containing protein yields the protein MADQKAPATAHSAPSLAASWSTEQLAQFLEVFGALGDTPIRQMAMDRVVESLDAEVVALVEAGRVSCSRGFAAGSEPADKLIQACRVRSREAELGDLGPLHTSVVSVDRSSQSYLLVARPQPAFDREEDALLRVMGRALALALHNAELVDQLGERQQLSERLFRIEQSISHRAPLQEVLDTITRGAAELLNADVVGIRLVLHDPPGDYSSMWGVSAPLKAAFAETQLTDGFSGRAFVQDQLTVTDNYAAEIDRTDGDGVYQTHAAMAAPIHRDGNPTGVISVASTDVARKFSDAEREVLLLFAQHVSLAVNDASAAGRMRRSLAQTTHMASHDDLTGLPNRSAIIGQLDVALATASEQAPLSLLFVDIDRFKTINDVYGHAAGDEVLVQVGRRLASTVRSGDVVARLAGDEFLVMASGLHQRRAEELAERVAMAVAEPVHVQQRELALTASIGVALAVEPTGGEDLLADADVAMYRAKQFGRSTVVHFDSAMRTELRERTELESQLHAALNTQGQLRVHYQPVFRVEDLQVEGFEALIRWEQPEIGMIAPGQFVPLAEETGQITEIDRFALKTAVAQLAEWRRSAARHADLTMAVNVSARQFGDEYLVPSVAEVLQRFDLPPEALGIEITETTLMEETAETLVSLNALRELRVGLAIDDFGTGHSSLGYLKRFPVDTLKIDRSFVAGLCHDRDDEAIVTATIRLADALGLKTVAEGVESEEQLEWLREQGCQLAQGFVLARPGPASEIERLYLAPLSAPGLANL from the coding sequence ATGGCAGACCAGAAGGCCCCTGCGACTGCGCATTCAGCTCCGTCGCTCGCGGCGTCCTGGTCCACCGAGCAGCTGGCCCAGTTCCTCGAGGTGTTCGGAGCGCTGGGCGACACCCCCATCCGCCAGATGGCCATGGATCGGGTGGTCGAGTCACTCGACGCTGAAGTGGTCGCACTCGTCGAGGCCGGCCGCGTTTCCTGCTCGCGCGGGTTCGCCGCGGGCTCCGAACCGGCTGACAAGTTGATTCAGGCATGCAGGGTGCGCTCGCGTGAGGCCGAGCTGGGTGACCTGGGACCACTGCACACGTCGGTTGTGTCGGTTGACCGGTCCTCGCAGAGCTACCTGCTCGTCGCACGCCCGCAGCCCGCATTCGATCGCGAGGAAGACGCCCTGTTGCGGGTGATGGGCAGGGCGCTTGCACTGGCGCTGCACAACGCCGAACTCGTGGACCAGCTCGGTGAGCGCCAGCAGCTCTCAGAGAGGCTGTTCCGCATCGAGCAGTCGATCTCGCACCGGGCGCCGCTTCAGGAGGTGCTCGACACGATCACCCGGGGTGCTGCGGAGCTGCTCAACGCCGACGTGGTCGGCATCCGCCTCGTGCTCCATGACCCGCCCGGCGACTATTCCTCCATGTGGGGCGTAAGTGCTCCCCTCAAGGCGGCGTTCGCCGAAACGCAACTGACGGATGGGTTCAGCGGCCGTGCCTTTGTCCAGGACCAGCTCACGGTCACTGACAACTACGCGGCCGAGATCGACCGGACCGACGGGGACGGGGTGTATCAGACGCACGCTGCGATGGCCGCGCCCATCCACCGGGATGGCAACCCGACCGGCGTGATCTCGGTCGCATCCACCGACGTCGCCAGGAAGTTCAGCGACGCAGAACGCGAGGTGCTGCTGCTCTTCGCCCAGCATGTCTCCCTCGCGGTCAACGATGCCTCTGCGGCCGGCCGCATGCGTCGCTCGCTGGCTCAAACCACGCACATGGCCAGCCACGACGACCTGACCGGGCTACCGAACCGGTCCGCGATCATTGGCCAGCTCGACGTGGCGCTCGCCACCGCCTCCGAGCAGGCGCCTCTATCGCTGCTGTTCGTCGACATCGACCGGTTCAAGACGATCAACGACGTGTACGGCCACGCCGCAGGCGACGAAGTGCTGGTGCAGGTGGGAAGACGGCTCGCGTCGACCGTGCGGAGCGGCGACGTGGTGGCCCGTCTGGCAGGCGACGAGTTCCTCGTGATGGCCAGTGGCCTGCACCAGCGCCGCGCCGAGGAGTTGGCCGAACGCGTGGCGATGGCGGTGGCGGAACCCGTTCACGTACAACAGCGCGAACTGGCACTCACGGCGAGCATCGGAGTGGCGCTCGCAGTAGAGCCCACCGGAGGAGAGGATCTGCTGGCAGACGCGGACGTGGCGATGTACCGGGCGAAGCAGTTCGGCCGATCGACGGTGGTGCACTTCGACAGCGCCATGCGCACCGAACTCCGTGAGCGGACCGAACTCGAGAGCCAACTGCACGCGGCGCTTAACACCCAAGGCCAACTCCGGGTCCACTACCAGCCGGTCTTCCGCGTCGAGGACCTGCAGGTGGAAGGTTTCGAAGCCCTCATCCGTTGGGAGCAACCCGAGATCGGGATGATCGCACCCGGCCAGTTCGTGCCGCTGGCCGAGGAGACCGGCCAGATCACCGAGATCGACAGGTTCGCGCTCAAGACCGCCGTGGCACAGCTGGCCGAGTGGCGGAGGTCTGCGGCGCGGCACGCCGATCTGACCATGGCCGTCAACGTCTCGGCCCGCCAGTTCGGCGACGAATACCTCGTGCCTTCCGTCGCCGAGGTCCTCCAACGGTTCGACCTGCCGCCGGAGGCACTCGGCATCGAGATCACCGAGACCACCCTCATGGAGGAGACAGCCGAGACCCTCGTGTCACTCAACGCCCTCAGAGAACTCAGGGTGGGCCTGGCCATCGACGACTTCGGTACCGGTCACAGCTCCCTCGGCTACCTGAAGCGCTTCCCGGTCGACACGCTCAAGATCGACCGCAGCTTCGTGGCCGGTCTCTGCCACGACCGCGATGACGAGGCCATCGTGACCGCGACCATCCGGCTGGCCGATGCGCTCGGACTCAAGACGGTGGCCGAGGGAGTCGAGAGCGAAGAGCAGCTCGAGTGGCTCCGCGAGCAGGGGTGCCAGCTCGCCCAGGGCTTCGTGTTGGCCCGGCCTGGGCCGGCAAGCGAGATCGAGCGGCTCTACCTCGCGCCGTTATCCGCGCCCGGGCTCGCGAACCTCTGA
- a CDS encoding PH domain-containing protein, producing MTDRKLHPLTPFARAVSVAPGILLAALVFSGASAQTRLIAAAAATAAVVGIGTAVGYLQWQRFSFGFDDAGDFRVDSGVIQHNHQKVQLSRLQSVEVSQPLLPRMFGLAEVVIEVAGGGSRVILRYLDSAEAHELRNEIIARAAGVDESAPQAPEQVLATVGNGELLLSQLLRVQTISLFLLTGVLLTSAFLTGGVGALGIALVTGGVPAFQVVSEFLTRYDFTVAESPDGLRVRHGLTSKVANTVPPGRVHAVGFSSGPIWRMLGWVRVTVDLGGNPDSGDRANRGSTVLLPVTNWSTARQVVARVLPGVDLDSPDWLPVPRRARWRAPIQWRNIGAAANGQVFMARRGRIEQWWTVVPHGRVQSARITQGPWERPLRLASVHLDTVPGPVRVRVPHMDVAFVRAMVEDEMDRAREARRSAGPDKWMTATRSASEVREPGRG from the coding sequence GTGACCGACCGGAAGCTGCATCCGCTCACGCCGTTCGCACGCGCCGTCAGTGTTGCGCCTGGAATCCTGCTGGCCGCGCTCGTGTTCAGCGGTGCCTCAGCACAGACGCGGCTGATCGCTGCCGCCGCGGCCACCGCAGCCGTGGTGGGGATCGGGACCGCAGTCGGCTACCTGCAATGGCAGAGGTTCAGCTTCGGCTTCGACGACGCCGGTGACTTCCGGGTCGACTCCGGGGTGATCCAGCACAACCACCAGAAGGTGCAGCTGTCGCGCCTTCAGTCGGTGGAGGTGAGCCAGCCGCTGTTGCCGAGGATGTTCGGCCTGGCGGAGGTGGTCATCGAGGTGGCCGGAGGTGGGTCCAGGGTCATCCTGCGCTACCTGGATTCGGCGGAGGCCCACGAACTGCGCAATGAGATCATCGCCCGCGCAGCCGGCGTCGACGAGTCGGCCCCCCAGGCACCCGAACAGGTGCTCGCCACGGTCGGCAACGGCGAGTTGCTCCTGTCACAGCTCCTGCGCGTGCAGACGATTTCACTGTTCCTGCTCACGGGCGTGCTGCTCACCTCCGCGTTCCTCACCGGTGGGGTGGGAGCTCTGGGCATCGCGTTGGTCACGGGCGGCGTGCCCGCGTTCCAGGTCGTGAGTGAGTTCCTGACCCGGTATGACTTCACGGTCGCGGAGAGCCCTGACGGCCTGCGCGTGCGCCACGGACTGACCAGCAAGGTGGCCAACACGGTGCCGCCGGGGCGGGTGCACGCGGTCGGGTTCTCCTCGGGTCCGATCTGGCGGATGCTCGGCTGGGTGCGGGTCACGGTGGACCTCGGCGGCAACCCGGACTCCGGTGATCGGGCCAACCGGGGCTCCACGGTGCTGCTGCCCGTCACGAACTGGTCGACGGCACGACAGGTCGTGGCCCGGGTGCTACCCGGCGTGGACCTCGACTCGCCAGACTGGCTCCCGGTTCCCCGCCGTGCGCGGTGGCGGGCCCCGATCCAGTGGCGCAACATCGGCGCCGCCGCCAACGGCCAGGTGTTCATGGCGCGGCGGGGCCGGATCGAGCAGTGGTGGACCGTGGTGCCCCACGGGCGCGTGCAGTCAGCTCGGATCACCCAGGGACCCTGGGAGCGTCCACTCCGGCTCGCCTCCGTTCACCTCGACACGGTGCCGGGCCCCGTACGGGTCCGAGTGCCCCACATGGACGTCGCCTTCGTGCGGGCGATGGTCGAAGACGAGATGGACCGGGCCCGCGAGGCGCGACGCTCCGCTGGTCCGGACAAGTGGATGACAGCCACGCGCAGCGCTTCAGAGGTTCGCGAGCCCGGGCGCGGATAA
- a CDS encoding PH domain-containing protein encodes MDSAFRPPGDKWTAVSHRMATARRITLVIVLAFPAIGAGVLALVGQPEWAIVVGALTLVVLVWLWWLIGRRVRSYGYSERADDLLVTSGILFRRLVVVPYGRMQLVDLRAGPLDRALGVATVQLHTAAATTDATIPGLPPHEAAALRDRLAARGEERNAGL; translated from the coding sequence ATGGACAGCGCATTCAGGCCACCTGGAGACAAGTGGACCGCCGTTTCGCACCGGATGGCGACAGCCAGGCGAATCACCCTTGTGATCGTGCTCGCCTTCCCGGCGATCGGCGCTGGCGTGCTCGCGCTTGTCGGCCAGCCGGAGTGGGCGATCGTGGTCGGAGCGCTGACCCTCGTTGTGTTGGTCTGGCTGTGGTGGCTGATCGGCCGGCGCGTACGTTCCTACGGCTACTCCGAGCGCGCGGATGACCTGCTGGTGACCAGCGGCATCCTGTTCCGTCGGCTAGTGGTGGTTCCATACGGACGGATGCAGCTGGTCGACCTCCGCGCAGGACCGCTGGACCGTGCTCTCGGCGTTGCGACGGTGCAGTTGCACACAGCGGCTGCGACCACCGATGCGACCATCCCGGGGCTGCCCCCGCACGAGGCCGCTGCGCTCAGGGACCGCCTCGCTGCGCGCGGCGAGGAACGGAACGCGGGACTGTGA
- a CDS encoding TIGR03617 family F420-dependent LLM class oxidoreductase, whose protein sequence is MHVSMTVPTDDLAQARTIYRDLEALGYDRAFSFEAKHDPFVPLAVAAEHTTRVQLGTAIAIAFARTPMTLANVGWDLQTITGGRFTLGIGSQIRPHIEQRFSMPWSEPAGRLREMVLGIRAIWDTWQDGVPLDFRGDFYTHTRMVPAFDPGPNDFGLPPVFTAGVGPRMTEVAGEVADGFLVHPVNTRRSLQEITVPAIKDGAERAGRDASDVELVCVTIVVTGRSEEELGRSREAVREQLAFYGTTPAYQRVFDLHGYGELHPELKSMAKAGRWAEMPRLIDDELIETIAVVGEPHEIAPAIRSRLAGISDSVSLVNNRAPDPRHFAEVVADLHS, encoded by the coding sequence ATGCACGTGTCGATGACGGTTCCCACCGACGACCTGGCGCAGGCTCGCACCATCTACCGCGACCTCGAGGCCCTCGGGTATGACCGGGCATTCTCCTTCGAGGCGAAACACGACCCCTTCGTGCCACTGGCCGTTGCCGCTGAGCACACCACCCGTGTGCAACTGGGCACGGCCATTGCGATCGCGTTCGCGCGTACGCCGATGACACTGGCCAATGTGGGCTGGGACCTGCAGACGATCACCGGCGGCCGGTTCACCCTCGGAATCGGTTCCCAGATCCGGCCCCACATCGAGCAGCGCTTCTCGATGCCGTGGTCGGAACCCGCCGGCCGGCTCCGCGAGATGGTGCTCGGCATCCGCGCCATCTGGGACACATGGCAAGACGGCGTGCCGCTCGACTTCCGCGGAGACTTCTACACCCACACGAGGATGGTTCCGGCATTCGACCCCGGGCCGAACGACTTCGGCCTGCCCCCGGTGTTCACCGCCGGTGTGGGGCCGAGAATGACCGAGGTGGCGGGTGAGGTCGCCGACGGATTCCTCGTGCACCCGGTGAACACACGCCGCTCGCTTCAGGAGATCACGGTTCCGGCAATCAAGGACGGCGCAGAACGCGCCGGGCGCGACGCGTCGGACGTGGAGCTCGTGTGCGTGACGATCGTGGTCACCGGCCGTTCCGAGGAGGAGTTGGGGCGCAGCCGCGAGGCGGTCCGAGAGCAGCTCGCGTTCTACGGAACCACGCCCGCGTACCAGCGTGTGTTCGACCTGCACGGCTACGGGGAGCTCCATCCGGAGCTGAAGTCCATGGCGAAGGCCGGCCGGTGGGCAGAGATGCCACGGCTCATAGACGACGAATTGATCGAGACCATCGCAGTCGTTGGAGAACCACACGAGATCGCCCCGGCGATTCGCTCGCGCCTGGCCGGCATCAGCGACTCGGTGAGCCTGGTCAACAACCGCGCTCCCGACCCCCGGCACTTCGCCGAGGTCGTCGCCGATCTCCACTCCTGA
- a CDS encoding arylsulfatase — MVEYPEGSPFPGLIGRTLESSEPAWPAPNRAREGSPNVLIYLLDDVGYGQMSAFGGLCETPNLDRLADRGLRYSNFQTTALCSPTRGCVMTGRNHHRLGLAAITELSMGYPALNGMMGPEHGFVSEILLEHGYNTFAVGKWHMTPPQETSMAGPFHRWPLGRGFERYYGFLGGDTDQWFPDLIHDNHPVRQPQTPEEGYHFNADMAQHAIEFIQDAHVNAPDKPFLLYYTPGAGHAPHHVEPEWIEKYEGRFDAGWDAYREEVLARQKEIGIVAADAELPPRDPDVPAWDTLGDDAKRMYTRQMEVYAGFIEQTDHHFGRVLEFLERTGQLDNTIVIAMSDNGASAEGGVHGTFNEGLFFNFIAETLEDNLGHYDAWGSPDTFCHYAWGWAWAGDTPFRRWKRETYRGGITDPCVVSWPEGIRAAGEVRNQYTHAIDIVPTLLDAIGIDPPEVIKGVPQSPMDGVSFAHTFDDGDAPSKHHTQYFEMFGHRSIYHDGWKATCPLPGPSFAEAEEHGRRFGTPLTEELLDALDADGWELYNLTDDPSELNDLASGMPAKCTEMVQRWYAEAGANGAFPIASAELQRLAQKRPRIARPRKSVTLHQGGSPIAFAVTPRLLNRPFSIAATVEVPEGGADGVLLAQGSRHGGFALFVKDGHLHHVHNYVGLERFTVSSAEPVPTGEVELRYEFEPTAGPDLLAGHGSPGHSRLFADGELVGHAELPYTTPIVMGVLGMSCGYAAFDTADPDAYSAPFRYGGHIAQVVVDTSGDLVGHDEADLRRILAKQ, encoded by the coding sequence CTGGTGGAGTATCCCGAAGGATCGCCGTTTCCCGGCTTGATCGGGCGCACGCTCGAGTCATCCGAGCCGGCGTGGCCGGCGCCCAACCGGGCGCGTGAAGGCAGCCCCAACGTGCTCATCTACCTGCTCGACGATGTCGGCTACGGGCAGATGTCCGCGTTCGGGGGGCTCTGTGAGACCCCCAACCTCGACCGTCTCGCCGATCGGGGACTGCGCTACTCCAACTTCCAGACCACGGCCCTCTGCTCACCGACCCGCGGCTGCGTGATGACCGGGCGCAACCACCACCGCCTCGGCCTCGCCGCGATCACCGAGCTGTCGATGGGGTATCCGGCTCTCAACGGCATGATGGGCCCCGAGCACGGCTTCGTTTCCGAGATCCTGCTGGAGCACGGCTACAACACCTTTGCGGTGGGCAAGTGGCACATGACGCCTCCCCAGGAGACGTCGATGGCCGGGCCGTTCCATCGCTGGCCACTCGGCCGGGGGTTCGAGCGCTACTACGGGTTCCTCGGAGGTGACACGGACCAGTGGTTCCCCGATCTGATCCACGACAACCACCCGGTCCGCCAGCCGCAGACCCCTGAAGAGGGCTACCACTTCAACGCCGACATGGCGCAACACGCGATCGAGTTCATTCAGGACGCGCACGTGAACGCGCCGGACAAGCCGTTCCTGCTCTATTACACGCCCGGCGCCGGCCACGCCCCGCACCACGTGGAGCCCGAGTGGATCGAGAAGTACGAGGGCCGTTTCGATGCCGGCTGGGACGCCTATCGCGAGGAGGTGCTGGCCCGCCAGAAGGAGATCGGCATCGTCGCCGCGGACGCGGAGTTGCCCCCGCGGGATCCCGACGTACCCGCATGGGACACCCTCGGCGACGACGCGAAGCGCATGTACACCCGGCAGATGGAGGTGTATGCGGGCTTCATCGAACAGACCGACCACCACTTCGGAAGGGTGCTCGAGTTCCTCGAGCGCACCGGACAGCTCGACAATACGATCGTGATCGCGATGTCCGACAACGGCGCGAGCGCCGAAGGAGGGGTTCACGGCACCTTCAACGAGGGGCTGTTCTTCAACTTCATTGCCGAGACCCTCGAGGACAACCTGGGCCACTACGACGCCTGGGGTTCACCGGACACGTTCTGCCACTACGCATGGGGCTGGGCCTGGGCCGGTGACACGCCGTTTCGCCGCTGGAAGCGCGAGACCTACCGCGGCGGCATCACCGACCCGTGCGTCGTGTCGTGGCCGGAGGGCATTCGGGCCGCCGGTGAGGTGCGCAACCAGTACACCCACGCGATCGACATCGTGCCGACACTGCTCGACGCGATCGGTATCGACCCGCCGGAGGTCATCAAGGGAGTGCCCCAGTCGCCGATGGACGGGGTGAGCTTCGCCCACACCTTCGATGACGGGGATGCACCGTCGAAGCACCACACCCAGTACTTCGAGATGTTCGGGCATCGCTCCATCTACCACGACGGATGGAAGGCGACGTGCCCGTTGCCGGGCCCGAGCTTCGCCGAGGCAGAAGAGCACGGCCGTCGGTTCGGCACACCGCTCACCGAGGAGCTGCTCGACGCGCTCGATGCCGACGGTTGGGAGCTGTACAACCTCACCGATGATCCATCGGAGCTGAACGACCTGGCTTCCGGGATGCCCGCCAAGTGCACCGAGATGGTGCAGCGCTGGTACGCCGAGGCGGGTGCCAACGGCGCCTTCCCGATTGCGTCGGCAGAGCTGCAGCGCCTCGCCCAGAAGCGACCCAGGATCGCCCGGCCCAGGAAGTCGGTCACGCTGCACCAGGGCGGCTCACCGATCGCGTTCGCCGTGACTCCCCGGTTGCTGAACCGCCCGTTCAGCATTGCGGCAACCGTCGAGGTTCCCGAAGGTGGCGCCGATGGGGTGCTCCTGGCCCAGGGCAGCCGCCATGGGGGATTCGCGCTGTTCGTGAAGGACGGGCACCTCCACCATGTGCACAACTACGTGGGACTCGAACGCTTCACGGTGTCCTCGGCGGAGCCCGTACCCACCGGTGAGGTCGAACTGCGCTACGAGTTCGAGCCGACGGCGGGTCCGGACCTGCTCGCCGGTCACGGCTCACCGGGTCACAGCCGCTTGTTCGCGGACGGGGAGTTGGTCGGCCACGCAGAGTTGCCCTACACCACACCGATCGTGATGGGAGTGCTCGGCATGAGCTGTGGCTACGCCGCCTTCGACACGGCCGACCCCGACGCGTACTCGGCTCCGTTCCGCTACGGGGGTCACATCGCCCAGGTCGTGGTGGACACCTCCGGTGATCTGGTCGGCCACGATGAGGCCGACCTCCGCCGGATCCTGGCCAAGCAGTAG
- a CDS encoding YncE family protein translates to MPLRATLVLCCAVLAGCAGTSAADVTAGGAGGRAPSEQVAPESTTSTTSTTTIAPRPPANTLTMEKLRRITGDISPKSVVASGDGTVTAQNMMYRHTVTAYDADGNLIATVPDSVTLSDFGFEDEGEFQGAPVEAAFMPDGSAVYVSNYSMYGPGYGEGSDKCSPSDDTAPSYLYRIGTDDWQIDQVIAAGAVPKYVAVTPDGEKVMATNWCTYDMTIADTETGEVLQTLDIGRYPRGIAVSPDSSRAYVAIMGGSEIAVVNLDDGSLSSFSGVGQGPRHLVLSPDGQYLYATLNAEGKVAKIDANTGEVIAKVSTGSQPRSMDISSDGTSLYVVNYESDNVTKLATDDMSTLQTVPAGHHPIGISYDRSTGRVWVANYSGSIDVWDEVETPAG, encoded by the coding sequence ATGCCCCTCCGTGCAACCCTGGTGCTGTGCTGTGCAGTCCTTGCCGGCTGCGCGGGCACGAGCGCGGCCGATGTGACCGCTGGCGGCGCCGGCGGGCGGGCACCCTCCGAGCAGGTCGCGCCCGAGTCGACGACGTCGACGACATCGACCACCACGATCGCTCCGCGACCACCGGCCAACACACTCACCATGGAGAAGCTGAGGCGAATCACCGGCGACATCAGTCCCAAGTCGGTCGTGGCTTCGGGCGACGGCACCGTCACGGCACAGAACATGATGTACCGCCACACCGTCACCGCATACGACGCCGACGGGAACCTGATTGCCACAGTGCCCGATTCAGTCACCCTGTCCGACTTCGGCTTCGAGGATGAGGGTGAGTTCCAGGGGGCGCCCGTCGAGGCGGCCTTCATGCCGGATGGCAGCGCCGTCTACGTGTCCAACTACTCGATGTACGGCCCCGGCTATGGAGAGGGCAGCGACAAGTGCAGCCCTTCGGATGACACTGCTCCCAGCTACCTGTACCGGATAGGCACCGACGACTGGCAGATCGACCAGGTGATCGCAGCGGGTGCGGTCCCGAAGTACGTGGCGGTCACCCCCGATGGCGAGAAGGTCATGGCCACCAACTGGTGCACATATGACATGACCATCGCGGACACCGAGACGGGGGAAGTCCTCCAGACGCTGGACATCGGCCGCTATCCACGTGGCATCGCGGTGTCGCCCGACTCGTCAAGGGCATACGTGGCCATCATGGGAGGCTCCGAGATCGCAGTCGTCAACCTCGATGACGGTTCACTCAGCTCGTTCAGTGGCGTCGGCCAGGGTCCGCGCCACCTCGTGTTGAGCCCCGATGGTCAGTATCTCTACGCCACCCTCAATGCCGAGGGAAAGGTCGCCAAGATCGACGCCAACACGGGTGAGGTGATCGCCAAGGTCTCAACCGGCAGCCAGCCTCGCTCCATGGACATTTCGAGTGATGGCACTTCGTTGTACGTCGTCAACTACGAGAGTGACAACGTCACGAAGCTGGCAACCGACGACATGTCGACACTGCAGACCGTGCCGGCCGGTCACCACCCGATCGGGATCAGCTACGACCGCTCGACCGGGCGCGTGTGGGTCGCCAACTACTCGGGTTCGATCGACGTGTGGGACGAAGTCGAGACCCCGGCGGGCTGA